In Sorghum bicolor cultivar BTx623 chromosome 8, Sorghum_bicolor_NCBIv3, whole genome shotgun sequence, one genomic interval encodes:
- the LOC8079895 gene encoding F-box protein At3g26010 — translation MEEGGSHRAAVLPLPDELVVEILSRLPAKSLCLCKCVSRAWRAFISDPDHRGRFAQTLSGLFFSRPSGHRPPWPRGFVGLPTSPPPGVDTALSFLPPTCGDMDLLDSCNGLLLLRCQDTRERPSPPPFYVVCNPATGEWVALPQPRDTQGLYGSPDTCSAALGFDPAVSANFHVFQLVQECYFYNDLFFVVAVEIYSSETGRWVFKENDDLWVHWDIHFFGQMTFFSGFLHFCNDFNAAVISVDTQVQGWRISHVPHNVGISFSMRQNASYGRSSTISHSQGHLLYVYDNGWQDHDLSIYVLEDQDSEEWTWILKQSIDKPDLFGPRGAQGGWDYCIAAFHPNANLVFFYDWKQKTLMVYDMEHKDVHVICTLGEVVKIELDLRCNVHRLFLPYVPLYTRALTSPSVN, via the coding sequence ATGGAGGAAGGCGGGAGCCACCGGGCGGCCGTCCTCCCGCTCCCGGACGAGCTCGTCGTCGAGATCCTGTCGCGGCTGCCGGCCAAGTCGCTCTGCCTCTGCAAGTGCGTCTCGCGGGCCTGGCGCGCCTTCATCTCCGACCCGGACCACCGCGGCAGGTTCGCGCAGACGCTGTCGGGGCTCTTCTTCTCCCGTCCCTCCGGCCACCGCCCGCCGTGGCCCCGCGGATTCGTCGGCCTGCCCACGTCTCCGCCTCCTGGGGTCGATACGGCTCTCTCCTTCCTGCCCCCAACCTGCGGGGACATGGATCTGCTGGACTCTTGCAACGGGCTGCTCCTCTTGCGGTGCCAGGACACAAGGGAACGGCCTTCACCACCGCCCTTCTACGTCGTGTGCAATCCGGCCACCGGGGAATGGGTTGCCTTGCCTCAACCGAGAGATACCCAGGGGCTGTACGGTTCACCGGATACCTGCTCGGCAGCGCTAGGGTTTGATCCAGCAGTCTCTGCAAACTTCCATGTGTTTCAGCTGGTGCAGGAGTGCTACTTCTACAACGACTTGTTCTTTGTTGTGGCAGTGGAGATCTACTCATCCGAAACTGGCAGATGGGTTTTCAAGGAAAATGATGACTTGTGGGTTCATTGGGACATCCACTTCTTCGGACAGATGACCTTTTTCAGTGGCTTCCTACACTTCTGCAACGACTTCAATGCAGCTGTCATCTCGGTGGACACACAGGTGCAGGGATGGAGGATCTCCCATGTGCCGCACAATGTAGGCATCTCTTTTAGCATGCGGCAAAATGCAAGTTATGGCCGTTCCTCTACCATCAGCCACTCTCAGGGGCACCTGCTTTATGTGTACGATAATGGCTGGCAGGATCATGACCTGTCAATCTATGTTCTTGAGGATCAGGACAGCGAGGAGTGGACATGGATCCTCAAGCAAAGCATCGACAAGCCAGACCTATTTGGACCACGAGGGGCACAAGGGGGATGGGACTACTGCATAGCTGCATTTCATCCAAATGCCAATTTGGTTTtcttctatgattggaagcagAAAACACTGATGGTCTATGATATGGAACACAAGGATGTGCATGTTATCTGTACTCTTGGAGAAGTGGTCAAGATTGAACTTGATTTAAGGTGCAATGTGCATCGCCTGTTTCTACCATATGTTCCATTATACACAAGGGCATTAACATCACCTAGTGTCAACTAG
- the LOC8076295 gene encoding F-box protein At5g07610, which produces MEEGSCRAAAAAAAVLPDELIVEILARLPAKSLCRFKCVSRAWRSLISDPANRRRFAHTLSGLFFPRPYGSRPAWDFIGLSMSSVSPPPPGVDTALSFLPPTCGEMELLDSCNGLLLLCCTGNIHESPSPPPFYVVCNPATGEWVTLPQPSHVPGLVGYSTSEGPTMDTSTAALGFDPSISTHFHVFQLVQVLDGPDFSVQAVEIYSSRTGRWVLSEIKCSDRDYIKYTGYMTYFKGFLHFCIGNGVASVDTEGQTLRISQVRQSGGWSRFTSVCHSQGRLLYVDTLGTSSSMSIYFLEDLDSEEWIWIFKQSIEKADLFGPLNLGRICWDYYTAAFHPDCNLIFFYHWTQKNLIFYDMKHRDVHVICTLEVPYFEFQETDDVHRKFFPYVPLYSRALPSSSLN; this is translated from the coding sequence ATGGAGGAAGGGAGCtgccgggcggcggcggcggcggcggctgtccTCCCGGACGAGCTCATCGTCGAGATCCTCGCGCGGCTGCCGGCCAAGTCGCTCTGCCGCTTCAAGTGCGTCTCGCGTGCCTGGCGCTCCCTCATCTCCGACCCGGCCAACCGCCGCAGGTTCGCGCACACGCTGTCGGGCCTCTTCTTCCCCCGCCCCTACGGCAGCCGCCCGGCCTGGGACTTCATCGGCCTGTCCATGTCTTCGGTCTCGCCTCCGCCTCCCGGGGTCGATACGGCACTCTCCTTCCTTCCCCCTACCTGTGGGGAGATGGAGCTGCTCGACTCCTGCAATGGGCTCCTCCTTTTGTGCTGCACTGGCAACATCCATGAATCTCCTTCGCCACCACCTTTCTACGTCGTGTGCAATCCAGCCACCGGAGAGTGGGTTACCTTACCCCAACCAAGCCACGTCCCGGGTCTTGTTGGCTATTCTACCAGTGAGGGTCCAACCATGGACACCAGCACAGCAGCACTAGGCTTCGATCCATCCATCTCCACACATTTCCATGTGTTTCAGCTAGTGCAGGTGTTGGATGGCCCCGATTTCTCCGTCCAGGCAGTGGAGATATACTCGTCCCGAACTGGCAGATGGGTTCTTAGTGAAATCAAGTGCAGTGACAGAGACTACATCAAATACACTGGCTATATGACCTATTTCAAAGGCTTCCTGCATTTTTGCATAGGCAATGGAGTCGCGTCGGTGGACACAGAGGGCCAGACATTGAGGATCTCCCAAGTGAGGCAAAGTGGGGGTTGGAGCCGTTTTACTTCTGTCTGTCATTCTCAAGGACGCTTACTTTATGTTGATACCCTTGGCACATCAAGTTCCATGTCAATTTATTTTCTTGAGGATCTTGACAGCGAGGAGTGGATATGGATCTTCAAGCAAAGCATCGAAAAGGCAGATCTATTTGGACCACTAAATTTAGGAAGGATATGCTGGGACTACTACACGGCTGCATTTCATCCAGACTGCAATTTGATTTTCTTCTATCATTGGACTCAGAAAAATCTGATTTTTTATGATATGAAACACAGGGATGTGCATGTTATCTGTACTCTAGAAGTGCCCTATTTTGAGTTTCAAGAAACAGACGATGTGCATCGTAAATTTTTTCCATATGTTCCATTGTACTCAAGGGCATTACCATCATCTAGTCTCAACTAG